One region of Quercus lobata isolate SW786 chromosome 2, ValleyOak3.0 Primary Assembly, whole genome shotgun sequence genomic DNA includes:
- the LOC115976962 gene encoding leucine-rich repeat extensin-like protein 3 gives MKKKTHLNLYFDLSLLIVLFLGTVSLCAAEQAVITPHGGLTDTEALYIRQRQLLYYRDEFGDRGENVSVDPSLVFENPRIKNAYIALQAWKQAILSDPLNLTGNWVGSNVCNYTGVFCAPALDNPKIRTVAGIDLNHGDIAGYLPEELGLLVDLALFHINSNRFCGTVPHKFKDLILLFELDLSNNRFAGKFPAVVLKLPQLKFLDLRFNEFEGTVPKELFDKPLDAIFINHNRFRFDLPDNFGNSPVSVIVVANNKFHGCVPSSIGNMSNLNEIILMNNGLRSCIPSEIGLLQNLTVLDVSFNELLGPLPDSFGNLVSIEQLDVAHNLLSGTIPASICKLKNLQNFTYSYNFFTGEPPVCLSLPDFSDRRNCLPNRPEQRSAQKCKSFLSRPVDCNSFRCKAFVPALPPPPPPSPPLPSPPPPVLSSPPPSPVIKPLPPPPPPPSPPPPSPPPPVYSPPPPPPSPPPPVYLPPPPPPPPPPSPPPVYSPPPPPPSPPPPSPPPPSPPPPSPSPPPSPPPPIPYCVRSPPPPPPNSPPPPPPPLFSPPPPIPYYYNPPPPPQHSPPPPQHSPPPPPHSPPPPPHSPPPPIYPYLSPPPPPTPVYSPPPPVHSPPPPSPPPCIEPPPPPPPPCIEPPPPPSPPPPCEEHSPPPPPPVHHLPPPSPSPPPPPVQYNSPPPPSPPPPQVHYSSPPPPPEIHYSSPPPPPSPVPCEHPPPASSPPPPIVYESPPPPTPVYEGPLPPIFGVSYASPPPPPFY, from the coding sequence atgaagaagaagacccACTTAAACCTCTACTTTGATCTGTCACTCCTCATTGTCTTGTTTCTAGGCACAGTCTCACTCTGTGCTGCTGAACAAGCCGTTATCACTCCCCATGGAGGCCTCACCGACACTGAAGCCCTGTACATCAGGCAACGCCAGCTTCTCTACTACAGGGATGAGTTTGGTGACAGAGGCGAGAATGTGAGTGTAGACCCATCTCTGGTTTTTGAGAACCCAAGAATAAAAAATGCTTACATAGCATTACAAGCTTGGAAGCAAGCTATTCTCTCTGACCCTTTGAATCTCACTGGGAATTGGGTTGGATCTAATGTCTGTAACTACACTGGGGTTTTCTGTGCTCCAGCACTAGACAACCCCAAGATCCGAACCGTTGCGGGCATTGATCTTAACCACGGTGACATTGCTGGGTACTTGCCAGAGGAGCTTGGTTTACTCGTTGATCTTGCATTGTTCCACATAAACTCAAACAGATTTTGTGGTACTGTGCCACACAAGTTCAAGGATCTGATACTTCTGTTCGAATTGGATCTCAGTAACAACCGCTTCGCTGGCAAGTTCCCAGCAGTGGTGTTGAAGCTCCCTCAGCTCAAATTCTTGGATCTGAGATTCAACGAATTCGAAGGTACGGTACCCAAGGAACTGTTCGACAAGCCACTAGACGCAATCTTCATCAACCACAACAGGTTCAGGTTCGATCTACCAGACAACTTCGGCAACTCACCAGTGTCGGTCATTGTCGTAGCCAACAACAAGTTCCATGGGTGTGTCCCATCCAGCATAGGAAACATGTCTAACCTCAACGAGATTATCTTGATGAACAATGGGTTAAGATCTTGCATACCTTCGGAGATTGGGTTGCTGCAGAATTTAACGGTGCTTGATGTGAGCTTTAACGAGCTGTTGGGTCCATTGCCTGACTCATTCGGTAACCTAGTGAGTATTGAACAGCTAGACGTGGCGCACAACCTGCTATCTGGGACCATACCAGCTAGTATATGTAAACTGAAGAATCTTCAGAACTTTACCTACTCGTATAACTTCTTCACGGGTGAGCCACCTGTTTGTTTGTCTCTACCGGATTTCAGTGACAGGAGGAACTGTTTGCCAAACAGACCGGAACAAAGGTCCGCTCAAAAATGTAAGTCGTTCTTGTCTCGCCCTGTGGATTGTAATTCATTTAGATGCAAAGCTTTCGTTCCTGCTTTGCCTCCACCTCCTCCGCCTTCGCCACCTCTTCCTTCACCTCCGCCACCTGTTCTCTCATCTCCTCCACCTTCACCTGTTATCAAGCCacttccaccacctccaccaccaccatcaccacctcCACCTTCGCCTCCACCGCCAGTTTATtcaccacctccacctccaccttcACCGCCACCACCAGTTTATTtgccacctccaccaccacctcctcctCCACCTTCACCCCCTCCAGTTTACTCTCCACCGCCACctccaccatcaccaccacctccTTCTCCACCTCCACCATCACCCCCACCACCTTCTCCATCACCACCTCCCTCACCGCCACCGCCTATTCCATACTGTGTCCGCTCACCACCGCCTCCACCACCAAATTCACCACCACCCCCACCGCCACCTCTGTTCTCCCCACCCCCTCCAATACCATACTACTATAatccaccacctccaccacaacactcaccaccaccacctcaaCATTCGCCACCTCCACCGCCTCACTCACCGCCCCCTCCTCCACATTCTCCCCCACCACCAATTTATCCCTATTTATCACCGCCACCACCTCCAACGCCTGTATATTCTCCACCTCCCCCAGTCCATTCACCACCTCCACCATCCCCACCTCCTTGTATAgaaccaccaccacctcctccaCCTCCTTGTATAgaaccacctccaccaccttcaccaccaccaccatgtgAAGAGCATTCGCCACCACCTCCTCCTCCAGTTCACCACTTGCCACCACCATCACCttcaccaccacctccaccagTTCAGTACAATTCCCCTCCACCACCATCTCCACCACCACCCCAAGTTCACTATAGCTCTCCCCCACCACCACCGGAAATTCACTACAGttcaccaccaccgccaccctCTCCAGTACCATGTGAACATCCTCCACCCGCTTCATCACCGCCACCACCAATTGTTTATGAAAGCCCACCGCCTCCGACTCCAGTATACGAGGGGCCATTGCCACCAATCTTCGGAGTTTCATACGCATCTCCTCCACCCCCACCTTTCTATTGA